The proteins below come from a single Solea senegalensis isolate Sse05_10M linkage group LG2, IFAPA_SoseM_1, whole genome shotgun sequence genomic window:
- the gjb8 gene encoding gap junction protein beta 8, translating to MSWGALYAQLGGVNKHSTSLGKIWLSVLFIFRITILVLAAESVWGDEQSDFTCNTQQPGCKNVCYDHFFPVSHIRFWCLQLIFVSTPALLVAMHVAYRRREDTRTMLASNGTEKMTDMDMEKLKKRRLPITGPLWWTYTCSLFFRLIFEGGFMYALYFVYGGFQMPRLVKCEQWPCPNKVDCFISRPTEKTVFTIFMVSSSTICMILNVAELGYLISKALLRCSARSKRKNHLYTESVRQDNDLMENKRNEMLLSTRTDSTSNKTLC from the coding sequence ATGAGCTGGGGGGCGCTCTACGCCCAGCTGGGCGGAGTCAACAAACACTCCACCAGTCTGGGAAAGATCTGGCTCTCGGTCCTCTTCATCTTCCGCATCACGATCCTGGTCCTGGCCGCCGAGAGCGTCTGGGGGGACGAGCAGTCGGACTTCACGTGCAACACGCAGCAGCCGGGCTGCAAGAACGTCTGCTACGACCACTTCTTCCCCGTGTCGCACATACGATTCTGGTGCCTGCAGCTGATCTTCGTGTCCACGCCGGCTCTGCTGGTGGCCATGCACGTGGCCTACAGGAGGCGCGAGGACACGAGGACCATGCTGGCCTCCAACGGCACCGAGAAGATGACGGACATGGACATGGAGAAGCTGAAGAAGAGGCGTTTGCCGATCACGGGCCCGCTGTGGTGGACCTACACCTGCAGCCTGTTCTTCAGGCTCATCTTTGAGGGCGGCTTCATGTACGCGCTGTACTTCGTCTACGGCGGCTTCCAGATGCCGCGCCTGGTGAAGTGCGAGCAGTGGCCTTGTCCCAACAAGGTGGACTGCTTCATCTCCAGGCCGACGGAGAAAACCGTCTTCACCATCTTCATGGTGTCCTCGTCGACCATCTGCATGATTCTGAACGTGGCGGAGCTGGGTTACCTCATCAGCAAGGCGCTCCTGAGGTGCTCGGCCCGGTCCAAGCGGAAAAACCACCTCTACACGGAGAGCGTGAGGCAGGACAACGACCTGATGGAGAACAAGAGGAACGAGATGTTGCTCTCCACGCGTACGGATTCAACCAGCAACAAGACCTTGTGTTGA
- the cryl1 gene encoding lambda-crystallin homolog, protein MSQSDVKTITVVGSGLIGRSWAMVFVSGGYAVKIYDNQPGQAAKAVAEIRKQLNELEEAHMIRGELTSTQQLALLSSYDDLEQALEGAFFVQECVFEQLDVKQGVFQDVERLVGDDVILSSSTSYLMPSSVFSKVHNKSRCLISHPVNPPYYVKLVELVPHPETAAGVMSTTHAVMTKVGQAPVCLKKEIDGFALNRVQAAIIAESWRLVQDGVVSVKDIDLVMSEGLGMRYAFIGPMETMHLNAPEGLEDYMKRYSGGLSRVLTSFGPVPDFCGEGAKKICNEMSELIPSDQKHLTARKERRDQLLMGLSKLKKDHEDAS, encoded by the exons ATGAGCCAATCTGACGTGAAAACGATCACCGTCGTCGGCAG cgGGCTGATCGGCCGCTCCTGGGCGATGGTGTTTGTCAGCGGAGGTTACGCTGTGAAGATCTACGACAACCAGCCGGGACAAGCTGCTAAGGCCGTCGCAGAGATCAG GAAGCAGCTGAATGAGTTGGAGGAAGCTCACATGATCAGAGGAGAGCTGACGTCCACTCAGCAGCTCGCTCTACTCAGCAGCTATGACGACCTGGAGCAGGCACTAGAGGGCGCCTTCTTTGTCCAG gagtgtgtgtttgagcagctTGACGTAAAGCAGGGCGTCTTCCAGGACGTAGAACGACTTGTGGGAGACGACGTCATCCTGAGCAGCTCCACCTCCTACCTCATGCCCAGCAGCGTCTTCTCCAAAGTCCACAACAAGAGTCGCTGCCTCATCTCCCATCCG GTAAACCCACCCTACTATGTTAAACTGGTGGAGCTGGTACCTCACCCAGAGACAGCAGCGGGTGTGATGAGCACCACCCATGCTGTGATGACCAAG GTCGGTCAAGCACCCGTCTGTTTGAAGAAAGAGATCGATGGTTTTGCCCTCAACAGAGTCCAGGCAGCCATTATCGCAGAGTCCTGGAGGCTGGTCCAG GACGGTGTCGTCTCAGTCAAGGACATCGACCTGGTGATGTCAGAGGGGTTAGGAATGCGTTACGCCTTCATCGGTCCCATGGAAACGATGCACCTCAATGCACCTGAAG GTTTAGAGGATTATATGAAGCGCTACAGCGGCGGCTTATCCAGGGTTCTGACCTCGTTTGGACCGGTACCAGACTTCTGCGGTGAGGGAGCCAAGAAAATCTGTAAT GAAATGAGTGAGCTGATTCCCAGTGACCAGAAGCATCTGACGGCcaggaaggagagaagagacCAGCTGCTCATGGGTCTGTCTAAACTGAAGAAGGACCATGAAGACGCTTCCTAA